A region of Chlamydia crocodili DNA encodes the following proteins:
- a CDS encoding autotransporter outer membrane beta-barrel domain-containing protein, producing the protein MKHPVYWFLISSGLIASTSLSFAQVENQTLSSNDSFNGNTAGNDVFKPKETTGADGTNYTCEGDVCITNAGNPTALTSSCFSQTAGNLSFIGNGHSLCVEYITTASNKPGAIETVNDKTLSASGFSMFNCSFCPPGVTGSGAIKSGGAATFDNDFNILFKKNCSSASGGAISCKGLTLKGTSGTANFIENKSTDNGGAIDASGVSSITGNSGTINFSGNTSAKQGGAIHSNSTTTISNNNRLVFSKNSTTGASTSSGGAIYCKEGSGNASELKLEGNSQLIFSENSSTTSGGAIFAKKLTITSGGTTIFANNSVTHTAPKGGAICLDDTSSECSLTAKSGDIIFDGNTLITTNGGGSTSKRNSIDLGTNGKFTKLSAKDGFGIFFYDPIANNGEASTTLNINQTENSTNYNGRIVFSGETLSTTEKTITANLTSTFKQPVTLSSGALILKDGVTLEAKSFTQTDGSAVIMDVGTTLQTPTTDGQTITLTNLSVNVASLGGGLRPLRLLKSILKPQVKTLLSQL; encoded by the coding sequence ATGAAACATCCAGTCTACTGGTTCTTAATATCTTCGGGGTTAATTGCCTCGACCTCATTGAGTTTTGCTCAAGTAGAAAATCAAACCCTGTCTTCTAACGATAGTTTTAATGGCAACACTGCGGGTAATGATGTATTTAAACCCAAGGAAACCACAGGTGCAGATGGTACAAACTATACATGCGAGGGTGACGTGTGTATTACTAATGCCGGAAATCCGACAGCTTTAACAAGTAGCTGTTTTTCTCAAACGGCAGGGAACTTATCATTCATAGGCAATGGCCATTCCTTATGTGTTGAGTATATCACCACAGCCTCAAACAAACCTGGTGCCATTGAAACAGTTAATGATAAAACATTATCCGCCTCAGGGTTCTCTATGTTTAACTGCTCTTTTTGCCCCCCAGGAGTGACAGGATCAGGTGCTATTAAATCCGGTGGTGCTGCAACTTTCGATAATGATTTTAATATTCTGTTTAAGAAAAACTGTTCTTCAGCCTCTGGCGGGGCAATTTCTTGTAAAGGACTTACTTTGAAGGGAACTTCAGGAACTGCTAATTTCATAGAAAATAAATCTACAGACAATGGTGGCGCAATAGATGCTTCAGGGGTTAGTTCTATTACAGGCAACTCAGGAACTATTAATTTTTCAGGAAATACTTCTGCAAAACAAGGTGGGGCTATTCATTCAAATTCAACCACCACAATTTCTAATAACAATAGATTAGTTTTTTCAAAGAACTCAACTACAGGAGCTTCTACTTCCTCTGGAGGAGCTATCTATTGCAAGGAAGGTAGCGGTAATGCTTCTGAACTGAAACTAGAAGGTAACTCTCAGTTGATCTTCTCAGAAAATTCATCGACAACTAGCGGTGGAGCTATATTTGCAAAAAAGTTAACAATTACTTCTGGTGGAACAACCATATTCGCAAATAATTCTGTAACCCACACAGCCCCTAAAGGTGGAGCTATTTGTCTAGATGATACAAGCAGCGAGTGTAGTTTAACCGCGAAATCCGGCGATATTATCTTTGACGGTAATACCCTAATCACTACTAACGGAGGAGGTAGTACATCAAAAAGAAACTCTATAGATTTGGGAACTAATGGTAAATTCACAAAATTAAGCGCTAAGGATGGATTTGGTATTTTCTTCTATGATCCTATCGCCAATAATGGAGAAGCTTCTACCACGTTAAACATCAACCAGACAGAAAATTCCACTAACTATAATGGAAGAATTGTTTTCTCAGGCGAAACTCTCTCTACTACAGAAAAAACAATAACAGCTAACCTAACTTCAACATTTAAACAACCTGTTACACTTTCTTCCGGTGCTCTCATTCTTAAAGATGGAGTAACTTTAGAAGCAAAATCCTTCACTCAAACAGACGGTTCTGCTGTTATTATGGATGTAGGCACTACCTTACAAACTCCAACTACTGATGGCCAAACTATTACTTTAACAAATTTATCAGTTAACGTCGCCTCGTTGGGGGGGGGGTTACGCCCTCTTCGACTGCTAAAGTCTATTCTCAAACCGCAAGTCAAGACATTACTGTCACAGCTATAA
- a CDS encoding autotransporter domain-containing protein has product MKNSIYGVLLFSSFALSIATELLADADTVNLAAGFNGSSSETFDVKQTNNADGTTYNLSSAISFLNVSKLNPANTSCFANSAGDLTFTGNRRLLYFDDIISTAKGAAISTTADAKTLTISGCLRLIFHACPRAEIGNGAIYSNSSMLIESNLEGSFGYNKSSGKGGVICCEKSTTVGATSPTLTMQNNGELLFLGNLATSSGGAIYAEKMLLSTAGNTVFQSNVTKDKGGAIAIAANGEISLSADNGNLTFERNIIITNNQTIRNAIHLEDGAKFLQLRAAKNRSIYFYDPITTTGDIADRLTINAPNGANPYEGTVVFSSATSYVDSPISKLTSFSQDLTLAAGSLILEKEVSIKAKSFEQNPQSLLFMHPGTKLETVNNISIKNLHLDLKDIANAPAILTATADGAAINIRGPVVMHLNDEIFYNQEALANTLSFECLNVGAQHLDNIIIDDIPDIPTITMETHRGYQGKWTLSWEEQPEIVIGNVALQPNKKMSLVWKPSGYIPFVGGTGEFSSSLVPNSLWNLFLDTRFAQQAIETNAQSSGNNLWISSLTNSFRKGSTDNNHGFRHKSSGYIAGGKLHTPQDDIFSIGICQLFGRSKDFGSAKSKDKFFSGSLYAQHSRYLLPIARFLAGTSTYKPRFLLNIPKDFPINFDALIGYSYGRNHMTVKYSDRTRTTSSWNTYGYSAQIGSSLPFALDVSHTFFQYISPFIKLHWIYAHQVQFQEQGIKRRSFSNSNLKNLSLPIGLKIQGQSLHRLSYELTGMYIADLYRCNPESVTSLISGGLLPWTTTATNLGKQAALLQGSGNLSLTSHINIFAQGTVEFRRSSYSYNMDFGSRVHF; this is encoded by the coding sequence ATGAAAAACTCTATTTATGGGGTTTTACTGTTTTCCTCTTTTGCCTTGTCCATTGCTACCGAACTTCTTGCAGATGCCGATACTGTCAATCTTGCAGCTGGATTCAACGGCTCCTCTAGTGAAACTTTCGATGTAAAACAAACAAATAATGCTGACGGAACTACATACAATCTATCCAGTGCGATTTCGTTCTTAAACGTAAGCAAGTTAAATCCAGCAAATACAAGCTGCTTTGCCAATTCCGCTGGAGACCTTACGTTTACGGGGAATCGTCGTCTTCTCTATTTCGATGATATTATATCAACAGCAAAAGGTGCTGCCATCAGCACTACTGCAGATGCTAAGACTCTTACCATATCGGGATGTTTGAGATTAATTTTCCATGCGTGCCCTAGAGCAGAAATAGGAAATGGAGCGATTTATTCAAATAGCTCCATGTTAATAGAAAGCAATCTTGAAGGAAGCTTTGGATATAATAAATCTTCAGGGAAAGGCGGTGTTATTTGTTGTGAGAAAAGCACAACTGTAGGCGCAACATCACCTACATTAACAATGCAAAATAATGGTGAGCTTCTCTTCTTAGGGAACCTAGCCACATCTTCAGGTGGGGCAATTTATGCAGAAAAAATGCTTCTATCTACCGCAGGCAATACGGTTTTTCAATCTAACGTTACTAAAGATAAGGGCGGAGCTATTGCCATTGCTGCTAACGGAGAAATCAGCCTGTCTGCAGATAATGGCAATCTGACTTTTGAGAGAAATATCATAATCACAAATAATCAAACTATCCGTAATGCTATTCATCTAGAAGACGGAGCAAAGTTTCTTCAGCTACGCGCTGCTAAGAATAGATCCATTTACTTCTATGATCCGATTACTACTACAGGAGATATAGCTGATCGCTTAACTATCAATGCCCCTAACGGAGCTAATCCCTATGAAGGGACAGTTGTATTTTCCTCAGCAACATCTTATGTAGATTCACCTATTTCTAAACTCACCTCATTCTCTCAAGATCTTACACTAGCAGCAGGATCCTTAATTTTAGAAAAAGAAGTAAGCATAAAGGCAAAATCTTTCGAGCAGAATCCACAGTCCCTATTGTTCATGCATCCTGGAACCAAATTAGAGACCGTCAATAATATCTCAATAAAGAATCTTCATTTAGATCTTAAAGATATCGCAAATGCTCCTGCAATACTAACCGCAACTGCTGACGGTGCTGCTATTAATATCCGTGGGCCTGTGGTTATGCACCTCAATGATGAGATTTTTTATAATCAGGAAGCTTTGGCTAACACATTATCTTTTGAATGTTTAAATGTTGGTGCACAACATTTGGACAACATTATTATTGATGATATTCCTGACATTCCTACGATCACAATGGAAACTCATCGTGGATATCAAGGGAAATGGACGCTTTCTTGGGAAGAACAACCTGAAATTGTTATTGGTAACGTTGCATTACAACCTAATAAAAAGATGTCTTTAGTTTGGAAACCTTCTGGTTACATTCCTTTTGTAGGAGGCACAGGAGAGTTTAGCTCATCTTTAGTTCCTAATAGCTTATGGAATCTCTTTTTAGATACACGCTTTGCCCAACAGGCTATAGAAACCAACGCTCAATCATCAGGTAATAACCTTTGGATTTCATCACTCACCAACTCTTTCCGTAAAGGCTCTACTGACAATAACCATGGGTTTCGTCATAAGAGTTCGGGATATATTGCAGGAGGGAAACTACACACTCCTCAAGATGATATATTTAGCATAGGGATCTGTCAGCTATTTGGAAGATCTAAAGATTTTGGATCTGCAAAATCTAAAGATAAATTCTTCTCAGGATCATTATATGCTCAGCACTCGAGATATTTACTTCCTATTGCACGTTTCCTTGCGGGAACATCAACATACAAACCAAGATTCTTATTAAATATCCCTAAGGACTTCCCTATCAACTTTGATGCTCTCATAGGCTATAGCTATGGTAGAAATCATATGACAGTAAAATACTCTGATCGCACACGAACAACAAGTTCATGGAATACCTACGGGTATTCTGCCCAAATTGGAAGTTCTTTACCGTTTGCTTTGGATGTTTCCCATACATTTTTCCAATACATCTCTCCATTTATCAAATTACATTGGATTTATGCACATCAAGTCCAATTTCAAGAACAAGGAATAAAACGACGCTCTTTTAGTAATAGTAATTTAAAAAATCTCTCATTGCCAATTGGTTTAAAAATCCAAGGACAATCACTACATCGTCTCTCTTATGAACTCACTGGGATGTATATTGCCGATCTCTATCGTTGCAATCCTGAGAGTGTGACTTCATTAATATCTGGAGGCTTGCTCCCCTGGACAACAACAGCGACAAATCTTGGTAAACAAGCTGCTCTGTTGCAAGGATCAGGCAACCTCTCCCTTACATCACACATCAATATCTTTGCTCAAGGAACTGTAGAATTTCGCCGTTCCTCCTATAGCTACAACATGGATTTTGGCAGTAGGGTGCATTTTTAA
- a CDS encoding autotransporter outer membrane beta-barrel domain-containing protein yields the protein MRALHQLMSISATGLEHERGLWGAAITDFLHRKKTTTSKKYRHVGVGYAVGASVQTPTEDLFSLAFCQLFDHDKDYVVSKNRTHVYAGSLFFEHFHMLHPQAYFIKAGSKFPSSFLAKLPEDVPMIFNILFSYSHAENDMKTRYTKRYSPKPLTYPEVKGSWGTNCFAGEISGSFPMELPDSYIFERFVPFMKVQMIYGEQESFQEPTSEGRSFENSHLVNLALPIGVKFENVSSNNKDTFDLTLAYSPDVYRDNPHCATSLVVTGAAWETKATNLARHAFVVRAANNFTYSEHVELFGHGGFELRGSAYSYNFDLGGKVRF from the coding sequence ATGCGCGCGTTGCATCAACTTATGAGCATAAGCGCTACAGGTTTAGAACACGAACGTGGTCTTTGGGGAGCTGCTATTACAGATTTCTTACACAGAAAAAAAACAACGACAAGCAAGAAATACCGTCACGTTGGTGTTGGCTATGCTGTAGGCGCTAGCGTACAAACACCAACTGAAGATCTATTTTCTTTAGCTTTTTGTCAGCTCTTTGATCATGATAAGGATTATGTAGTATCTAAAAACCGTACACATGTGTATGCGGGTTCTTTGTTCTTTGAACATTTTCATATGCTACATCCTCAAGCCTACTTCATTAAAGCGGGATCGAAATTTCCTTCTTCGTTCTTAGCGAAACTTCCTGAAGATGTTCCTATGATTTTCAACATACTGTTTAGCTACAGCCATGCTGAAAATGATATGAAAACACGCTACACAAAGCGTTATTCTCCTAAACCTCTTACATATCCCGAGGTTAAAGGTAGCTGGGGAACTAATTGCTTCGCTGGTGAAATTAGCGGGAGTTTCCCCATGGAGCTTCCTGATTCCTACATCTTTGAGAGATTTGTTCCTTTCATGAAGGTACAGATGATCTACGGTGAACAGGAGAGCTTCCAAGAACCTACAAGTGAAGGACGTTCTTTTGAAAATAGCCATCTTGTGAACTTAGCTTTACCTATCGGAGTGAAGTTTGAAAATGTATCTTCAAATAACAAAGATACTTTCGATCTTACACTTGCCTATTCTCCAGATGTCTATAGGGATAATCCCCACTGCGCAACTTCTTTAGTTGTTACAGGAGCTGCTTGGGAAACAAAAGCTACCAACTTAGCTCGTCATGCTTTTGTAGTTCGTGCTGCTAATAACTTTACCTATTCAGAACATGTAGAGTTATTTGGACACGGAGGATTCGAACTTCGTGGATCTGCATATAGCTACAACTTTGATCTTGGTGGAAAAGTCCGCTTCTAA
- a CDS encoding autotransporter domain-containing protein, protein MKHPVYWFLISSGLIASTSMSLATPVEITLPSSDSYNGNNSPNATFTPKETANATGTKYICTGDVCIANISTPQNKSCFSDSQGDLIFQGNNHSLCFENINTTTKPAAIEVTTSAGKNLSVTGFSMFSCSFCPPGTTGQGAIKSTGTTTFDNDSKILFQQNCSTENGGAITCKGLTLQNSSNSTLFSGNTSQKHGGAIHSESTTNIINNNNIDFSNNKTIGSSDSSGGAIYCSETSNNPELKFEGNGQLTFLGNSSQVSGGAIYAKKLILTSGGPTIFANNSVTATADPKGGAICLDTSGECSLTADRGNIIFDGNTVTTSGNSGSSKRNSIDLNTSGKFTRLNARDGFGIFFYDPIANNGDTATTLNINQTADSISYTGKIVFSGEKLSQEETGKPENLSSYFKQPVTLSSGSFILKEGVTVEAKSFTQTTGSSVIMDIGTTLQTPDNGGDIINLTNLSINVTSFGGGGVGSSSTAKVHSQTTSKAVTVTAISFVDNDGNGYEYPVFSKTRDFVSAVTIQAATGTTPTIPVASNSPDLPPSHYGYQGYWTTAWNNGTDTKSANLTWTQTGYLPNPERQGPLVPNTLWGSFSDVRAIQNLMDVSVNGADYQRGFWVSGLANFLHKSGTATKRKFRHNSAGYVLGAFVKTPSEDIFSAAFCQLFGKDKDYLVSKNSSNIYAGSIYYQHTSFWSAWDRLLQNTIGAQAPLVLNAQLTYSHTSNDMKTNMTQRYAPPKTTYSEIKGDWGNDCFGVELGATVPIESQYSSLFDMYSPFLRFQLVHAHQEDFKENSSTEGRYFESSNLTNLSMPIGVKFERFSDNDNASYNLTLAYAPDLARSNPDCTTSLLISPTTAVWLTKATNLARQAFIVRAGNYLSLSSNFEIFSQFGFELRGSSRTYNVDLGSKIQF, encoded by the coding sequence ATGAAACATCCAGTCTACTGGTTCTTAATATCTTCGGGGTTGATAGCCTCAACTTCTATGAGCTTAGCAACCCCCGTAGAGATAACATTACCCTCATCAGATAGTTATAACGGAAACAACTCACCAAACGCTACATTTACACCTAAAGAGACAGCTAATGCCACTGGAACAAAATATATATGTACCGGGGATGTGTGTATCGCAAATATAAGTACTCCTCAAAACAAAAGTTGTTTCTCAGATAGTCAGGGAGATTTAATTTTTCAAGGAAACAATCATTCGTTATGTTTTGAAAATATAAATACAACAACAAAACCGGCCGCTATTGAAGTGACTACTTCTGCAGGTAAAAATTTATCTGTGACAGGATTTTCTATGTTTTCATGCTCTTTCTGTCCACCTGGAACAACGGGTCAAGGAGCAATTAAATCTACGGGAACTACAACTTTTGACAATGATTCCAAGATTCTTTTTCAACAAAACTGCTCAACAGAAAATGGTGGAGCCATTACTTGCAAAGGTTTAACTCTACAAAACTCATCGAATTCTACATTATTTAGCGGTAACACATCTCAGAAACATGGCGGGGCAATACACTCTGAATCGACAACTAATATTATTAATAACAACAATATAGACTTTAGTAATAACAAAACAATCGGGAGTTCAGATTCTTCAGGTGGAGCTATTTATTGTAGTGAAACTTCTAACAACCCGGAGCTAAAATTCGAAGGTAATGGACAGCTAACTTTCCTAGGAAACTCATCCCAAGTTAGCGGGGGAGCCATTTACGCAAAAAAGCTTATTCTAACATCAGGTGGCCCCACCATATTTGCTAATAATTCTGTAACTGCAACAGCTGATCCTAAAGGTGGTGCCATTTGTTTAGACACTAGTGGTGAATGTAGTTTAACTGCCGATCGCGGAAACATTATCTTTGACGGGAATACTGTAACCACTTCCGGAAACTCAGGATCAAGCAAAAGGAATTCTATAGATTTAAATACAAGTGGGAAATTCACGAGATTGAATGCTAGAGATGGATTTGGTATTTTCTTCTATGATCCGATTGCAAATAACGGGGATACTGCTACTACACTAAATATCAATCAAACAGCCGATTCCATTAGTTATACAGGAAAAATTGTTTTCTCAGGAGAGAAACTATCACAGGAAGAAACCGGTAAGCCGGAAAATCTTTCTTCTTATTTTAAACAGCCTGTGACTTTGTCTTCTGGATCATTTATTCTTAAGGAAGGCGTAACTGTAGAAGCTAAGTCTTTCACCCAGACAACAGGATCTTCTGTCATCATGGACATAGGAACTACTCTACAAACTCCTGACAACGGTGGGGACATCATCAATCTCACAAATCTTTCCATTAACGTGACTTCATTCGGGGGGGGGGGGGTCGGCTCTTCTTCAACTGCTAAAGTCCATTCTCAAACAACAAGTAAAGCTGTTACCGTTACAGCTATAAGCTTCGTTGACAACGATGGTAACGGTTACGAATATCCTGTATTTTCTAAAACTCGAGATTTTGTTTCAGCAGTGACAATTCAAGCAGCAACAGGAACTACACCAACTATACCAGTAGCATCTAATTCTCCAGATCTTCCCCCATCGCATTATGGTTACCAAGGATATTGGACTACAGCTTGGAATAATGGCACTGACACCAAGTCAGCTAATCTAACATGGACACAAACCGGTTACCTCCCCAATCCAGAACGCCAAGGACCCTTAGTTCCTAATACATTATGGGGATCATTCTCGGATGTACGAGCTATTCAAAACCTCATGGATGTTAGTGTCAATGGCGCTGATTACCAAAGAGGCTTCTGGGTATCAGGTCTAGCTAACTTCTTACACAAAAGCGGCACTGCTACGAAACGTAAGTTTCGTCACAATAGTGCTGGATATGTTTTAGGAGCGTTTGTAAAAACACCTTCTGAAGACATCTTTAGTGCTGCTTTCTGCCAATTATTTGGTAAAGATAAAGATTACTTAGTATCTAAAAACAGTTCCAACATCTATGCAGGATCTATCTATTATCAGCATACTTCATTCTGGAGTGCCTGGGATAGACTGCTACAAAATACTATCGGTGCGCAAGCTCCGTTAGTACTCAATGCACAGTTAACTTATAGTCATACGTCTAACGATATGAAGACCAACATGACTCAACGTTATGCTCCTCCAAAAACAACATACTCAGAAATAAAGGGTGATTGGGGTAATGATTGTTTTGGAGTAGAGCTCGGAGCTACTGTGCCTATTGAATCTCAATATTCTTCCTTATTTGATATGTACTCACCATTCTTAAGATTCCAATTGGTTCATGCTCACCAAGAAGATTTTAAAGAAAACAGTAGCACTGAAGGAAGATACTTTGAGAGCAGTAATCTCACAAACCTCTCTATGCCTATCGGCGTGAAGTTTGAGAGATTCTCTGACAATGATAATGCTTCTTACAACTTAACTTTGGCTTATGCTCCGGATCTTGCAAGAAGCAACCCTGATTGTACAACTTCTCTGTTAATTAGCCCAACCACAGCTGTTTGGTTAACTAAAGCTACAAACTTAGCTAGACAAGCTTTCATTGTAAGAGCAGGAAATTATCTTTCCTTATCTTCTAACTTTGAAATCTTCAGTCAGTTCGGTTTCGAACTCAGAGGCTCTTCTCGAACCTACAATGTAGATCTTGGATCTAAGATTCAGTTCTAA
- a CDS encoding autotransporter domain-containing protein: MKYPVCWFLSSGLIASTSLCFSAATEEILTSENSFNGNDGTNATFTTRSTSNNEGTIYRCSGDICIAYAGKGTPLTTSCFTQTAGDLTFIGNWRKLCFENITTDTGNPKPAAIDVTAEKTLLISGFSSFSCSYCPPSQKSAIQAAGAIKSVGEVKFENTFNVLFQKNQSKENGGAINCKAFSLTGVTGTANFTDNQSVKSGGAIYATGTTTISSNNKVFFTNNHSATNCSGGAINCSDTTNHPELKLENNKNLIFSDNITETSGGAIYADKLTITSGGPTLFSNNSVHHTTSPKGGAICLKDSAGECSLSANLGDITFVGNTIVADQKPTRNSIDLGTDGKFTQLRAKDGFGIFFYDPVTSSGTQATSLTINQSEGNSTYTGKIVFSGEKLTPQEKQEPKNLNSTLKQPVTLSAGSLILKDGVTLEAKSFTQTGGSVVMDLGTTLQTPNADGDSITLTNLFINVASLGNGGVATPAKIKATTTGKKVTINSVSFVDDNGNGYDYPILATNKPFTGIEITAATASTPDIPAQNLTNYVPPTHYGYQGNWTVTWAGTGDTKTATLIWNKTGYAPSPERRGTLVPNTLWGAFSDVRAIQNLMEVNANGSNYHRGFWVSGLANFLHKSGTATKLRFRHDSAGYLLGVFNQTPSEDIFSAAFGQLFGRDKDYLVSKNTANIYTGSIYYQHISSLAAWERLLTRALGLQVALILDAQLTYSHASNEIKTNAPGTVPPQDTIYSQVKGDWGNDCIAVELGATAPIELGYAFFDTYAPFMKVQFVYAHQEDFKEHNNDRGRHFENSHLTNVSLPIGIRYEKSAKNNRSSYNLTLTYIPDIVRSNPNCTTSLLSNPTGAIWTTTATNLARQAFAIRAGNYKSFSKNFEIFSQFSFELRDSSRTYNVDLGSKIQF, from the coding sequence ATGAAATATCCAGTTTGTTGGTTCTTATCCTCTGGGTTGATAGCCTCGACCTCTTTATGCTTCTCCGCAGCAACAGAAGAAATCTTAACTTCCGAAAATAGTTTCAACGGAAACGATGGCACGAATGCAACATTCACAACACGATCTACATCCAATAATGAGGGAACTATCTATAGATGTAGTGGAGATATTTGTATTGCCTATGCAGGGAAAGGAACTCCTCTAACAACTAGTTGTTTCACCCAGACTGCGGGAGATCTGACATTTATAGGTAATTGGCGTAAATTATGCTTTGAGAATATTACTACTGATACTGGAAATCCAAAACCTGCTGCTATTGATGTAACAGCTGAAAAAACTCTCCTTATTTCAGGATTTTCTTCTTTCTCATGTTCCTACTGTCCACCATCACAGAAATCAGCTATACAAGCAGCAGGAGCTATTAAATCTGTAGGAGAAGTAAAATTTGAAAATACTTTCAATGTTCTATTTCAAAAGAACCAATCTAAAGAAAACGGTGGAGCAATCAATTGTAAAGCCTTCTCGTTAACAGGCGTCACCGGAACTGCTAATTTTACAGACAATCAATCTGTAAAGAGCGGTGGAGCAATTTACGCAACAGGTACAACTACCATTTCTAGTAATAATAAAGTATTTTTTACGAATAATCATTCCGCAACCAATTGCTCCGGGGGAGCTATTAATTGTAGTGATACTACTAATCATCCAGAATTAAAATTAGAGAATAATAAAAATCTCATATTTTCAGATAATATAACCGAAACTAGCGGCGGAGCAATCTATGCTGATAAGTTAACCATTACGTCCGGCGGTCCTACTCTATTTTCTAATAACTCTGTACATCACACTACCTCACCCAAAGGTGGTGCTATTTGCTTAAAAGATTCTGCAGGAGAATGCAGTCTAAGTGCGAATCTTGGTGATATTACTTTTGTAGGGAATACCATAGTCGCTGATCAAAAACCTACTAGAAATTCTATAGATCTTGGTACTGATGGGAAATTCACTCAACTGAGAGCTAAAGACGGTTTTGGTATTTTTTTCTACGATCCTGTGACATCATCAGGAACACAAGCAACCAGCTTAACTATTAATCAGTCAGAAGGGAATTCAACCTATACTGGAAAAATTGTCTTCTCCGGAGAAAAACTAACTCCTCAAGAAAAACAAGAACCTAAAAATCTAAATTCAACATTAAAACAACCCGTCACATTATCTGCAGGATCATTAATTCTCAAAGATGGTGTAACTTTAGAAGCTAAATCTTTCACACAAACGGGCGGTTCTGTTGTTATGGATTTAGGAACTACATTACAGACTCCGAATGCAGATGGAGACAGTATAACCCTTACTAATCTCTTTATTAATGTTGCTTCGTTAGGCAATGGTGGAGTTGCTACTCCTGCTAAAATTAAAGCAACAACAACCGGAAAGAAAGTTACCATTAATTCGGTTAGCTTTGTTGATGATAATGGTAATGGTTATGACTACCCTATACTTGCCACAAACAAGCCTTTCACAGGTATAGAAATTACTGCAGCTACAGCTAGCACTCCTGATATTCCTGCACAAAATCTGACTAATTATGTTCCCCCAACTCACTATGGCTATCAAGGAAACTGGACAGTGACCTGGGCAGGAACCGGGGATACAAAAACCGCAACATTAATCTGGAACAAAACCGGTTACGCTCCCTCTCCTGAACGTCGAGGAACTTTAGTTCCTAATACGTTATGGGGAGCTTTTTCAGATGTAAGAGCAATTCAAAACCTTATGGAAGTTAATGCAAATGGTTCTAACTATCATAGAGGCTTCTGGGTATCAGGATTAGCAAACTTTTTACATAAAAGTGGTACTGCAACAAAACTTAGATTCCGTCACGATAGTGCTGGATACCTCTTGGGAGTATTTAATCAAACACCTTCGGAAGATATATTTAGTGCTGCATTTGGTCAGTTATTTGGTCGAGATAAGGATTATCTCGTCTCAAAAAATACTGCTAATATCTACACAGGATCTATCTACTATCAGCATATCTCATCCCTTGCTGCTTGGGAGAGATTATTAACCAGAGCTTTAGGTCTACAAGTAGCCTTAATTCTTGATGCTCAACTAACTTATAGTCATGCTTCCAATGAGATAAAAACAAATGCTCCTGGAACTGTTCCTCCTCAAGATACTATTTATTCACAAGTTAAAGGCGATTGGGGTAATGACTGCATTGCAGTAGAGCTTGGAGCTACAGCACCTATCGAATTAGGCTACGCTTTCTTTGATACATATGCTCCGTTTATGAAAGTTCAGTTCGTATATGCTCATCAAGAGGACTTTAAAGAACACAACAATGATAGAGGAAGACATTTTGAAAACAGTCATCTAACAAACGTCTCCTTACCTATAGGAATACGATATGAAAAATCTGCTAAAAACAATCGTTCTTCTTACAATCTAACACTTACTTATATTCCTGATATTGTCAGAAGCAATCCTAATTGCACAACCTCTCTTCTATCCAATCCTACTGGAGCTATTTGGACAACAACAGCAACAAACTTAGCCAGACAAGCTTTTGCTATAAGAGCAGGAAATTATAAGTCTTTTAGCAAGAATTTCGAAATCTTCAGTCAATTTAGTTTCGAACTCAGAGACTCTTCTCGAACCTACAATGTAGATCTTGGATCTAAGATCCAGTTCTAA